The Astyanax mexicanus isolate ESR-SI-001 chromosome 20, AstMex3_surface, whole genome shotgun sequence genome contains a region encoding:
- the LOC111195039 gene encoding uncharacterized protein LOC111195039 isoform X3 — MFRLITCCLLSVLCVFQSTSQTLVTPIIHTSTQTDPPSLLCRATQLSRGTLGPDFRSKGTQTESFITSTSIATSTLDAPWGPVHSTPIKSVVPRAAKRPWVDEEEEEDEESDHCTVPTEPQSSTYDPAQSISSVIEPSQITDTSSTGYKDFKYIVFEKNLMELFETCPVCSRLSDVKTYRRGTFVSIIQKCHHCQYSKKWKSQPLIGSSPVGNIQLSAAIYFTGSSYFQVKKVFQAMHLRNISYTAFRRHANSYLEPAVVYKWRQYQETELQFLSQRKVKIGGDMRADSPGHSAKYGTYSVMNLETNNIIDIQLIQSNEVGGSHNMEKEGLKRSLQHLESKGVAVDYIVTDRHPQIQKILRDRQITHYYDVWHLEKGKVAKEKDCEVVKKWQQGIKNHVYWCTTSSSSGPEKVAKWTSVVNHVQDKHTHDNPLYPQCQHPIRQSRDRKKWFQPGSKALYKLEKILTNKRVLGDVERLSSRYQTSTLEAFHSVILRFTPKSVVFPFIGMLCRLYLAAMHFNENAGRTQARTTSGVLRYRLHFPKAKKGGHTVKSVKSPPTYCYVYNLIAAVFDDIVPNPQPYLEEFKKIPIPGDLSSEFYRPPLTEAVAAYRSRFSQEQP, encoded by the exons atgTTTCGCTTGATTACTTGCTGTTTACTTAGTGTTTTGTGTGTCTTCCAGAGCACATCACAGACATTGGTGACACCCATCATTCATACCAGTACCCAAACAGACCCACCCAGCCTTTTATGTCGGGCTACACAACTTTCAAGGGGTACATTAGGCCCTGACTTTAGAAGCAAAG GTACCCAAACAGAGTCTTTCATCACAAGTACGAGTATTGCCACAAGTACTTTGGATGCACCGTGGGGGCCTGTACACTCTACACCCATTAAGTCTGTTGTTCCAAGGGCAGCTAAAAGACCTTGGgtagatgaagaggaggaggaggatgaagagagtGACCACTGCACAGTACCAACTGAACCCCAGTCCTCCACCTATGATCCAGCTCAGTCAATAAGCAGTGTAATAGAACCATCACAGATTAC TGATACATCTTCAACTGGTTACAAAGACTTCAAGTACATAGTATTTGAGAAGAACCTCATGGAACTTTTTGAAACTTGTCCAGTGTGCAGCCGGTTATCAGATGTAAAGACCTACAGACGAGGAACGTTTGtgtccatcatccaaaaatgccATCACTGCCAATATTCCAAGAAATGGAAGAGCCAGCCACTAATTGGGAGCTCCCCTGTAGGCAACATACAACTGTCTGCTGCTATATACTTCACAGGCTCTTCATATTTTCAAGTCAAAAAG GTATTTCAAGCCATGCATCTGCGAAACATCAGCTACACAGCATTCCGTAGGCATGCAAACAGTTACCTAGAACCAGCTGTGGTATACAAATGGCGCCAGTACCAAGAAACTGAATTACAGTTCTTGAGCCAGAGAAAAGTCAAGATTGGAGGGGACATGCGAGCAGATTCACCAG GCCACTCTGCCAAATATGGAACTTACAGTGTAATGAATCTGGAGACCAACAACATCATCGACATTCAACTAATACAG AGCAATGAGGTTGGAGGGAGCCACAACATGGAGAAAGAGGGACTGAAAAGAAGCCTACAGCATTTGGAGTCCAAGGGTGTGGCAGTCGATTACATTGTCACTGACCGTCATCCCCAGATCCAAAAAATTCTCCGTGACAGACAAATAACCCACTACTATGATGTCTGGCATTTGGAAAAAG GAAAGGTGGCGAAAGAAAAGGACTGCGAGGTGGTGAAGAAGTGGCAGCAGGGAATCAAGAACCATGTCTACTGGTGTACAACTTCCTCATCCTCAGGGCCAGAGAAAGTTGCCAAATGGACATCTGTGGTGAACCACGTGCAAGACAAACACACCCACGACAACCCTCTCTACCCACAATGCCAACATCCAATCCGTCAGAGCAGAGATCGTAAGAAGTGGTTTCAGCCAG GTTCTAAAGCCCTCTACAAATTGGAGAAAATACTGACCAATAAGAGGGTCCTCGGTGACGTTGAGAGGCTAAGCTCCCGTTACCAGACCTCAACACTGGAGGCATTCCATAGTGTGATTTTGCGCTTCACACCCAAAAGTGTGGTCTTCCCTTTCATTGGGATGTTATGCAG ACTATATCTGGCTGCAATGCACTTTAATGAAAATGCTGGTCGGACTCAGGCCAGAACAACTTCAGGAGTACTGAGGTACCGATTGCATTTTCCAAAGGCCAAAAAGGGAGGACACACCGTGAAGTCAGTAAAATCACCACCAACATACT GCTACGTCTACAACCTGATTGCTGCAGTGTTTGACGACATCGTCCCCAATCCCCAGCCCTACTTGGAGGAGTTCAAAAAGATCCCTATTCCTGGTGACTTGTCCTCAGAGTTCTACCGTCCTCCGCTGACAGAAGCTGTGGCTGCATACAGGTCTCGCTTTAGCCAAGAGCAGCCCTAA
- the LOC111195039 gene encoding uncharacterized protein LOC111195039 isoform X1 — translation MFRLITCCLLSVLCVFQSTSQTLVTPIIHTSTQTDPPSLLCRATQLSRGTLGPDFRSKGTQTESFITSTSIATSTLDAPWGPVHSTPIKSVVPRAAKRPWVDEEEEEDEESDHCTVPTEPQSSTYDPAQSISSVIEPSQITDTSSTGYKDFKYIVFEKNLMELFETCPVCSRLSDVKTYRRGTFVSIIQKCHHCQYSKKWKSQPLIGSSPVGNIQLSAAIYFTGSSYFQVKKVFQAMHLRNISYTAFRRHANSYLEPAVVYKWRQYQETELQFLSQRKVKIGGDMRADSPGHSAKYGTYSVMNLETNNIIDIQLIQSNEVGGSHNMEKEGLKRSLQHLESKGVAVDYIVTDRHPQIQKILRDRQITHYYDVWHLEKGLSKKLGKVAKEKDCEVVKKWQQGIKNHVYWCTTSSSSGPEKVAKWTSVVNHVQDKHTHDNPLYPQCQHPIRQSRDRKKWFQPGSKALYKLEKILTNKRVLGDVERLSSRYQTSTLEAFHSVILRFTPKSVVFPFIGMLCRLYLAAMHFNENAGRTQARTTSGVLRYRLHFPKAKKGGHTVKSVKSPPTYCYVYNLIAAVFDDIVPNPQPYLEEFKKIPIPGDLSSEFYRPPLTEAVAAYRSRFSQEQP, via the exons atgTTTCGCTTGATTACTTGCTGTTTACTTAGTGTTTTGTGTGTCTTCCAGAGCACATCACAGACATTGGTGACACCCATCATTCATACCAGTACCCAAACAGACCCACCCAGCCTTTTATGTCGGGCTACACAACTTTCAAGGGGTACATTAGGCCCTGACTTTAGAAGCAAAG GTACCCAAACAGAGTCTTTCATCACAAGTACGAGTATTGCCACAAGTACTTTGGATGCACCGTGGGGGCCTGTACACTCTACACCCATTAAGTCTGTTGTTCCAAGGGCAGCTAAAAGACCTTGGgtagatgaagaggaggaggaggatgaagagagtGACCACTGCACAGTACCAACTGAACCCCAGTCCTCCACCTATGATCCAGCTCAGTCAATAAGCAGTGTAATAGAACCATCACAGATTAC TGATACATCTTCAACTGGTTACAAAGACTTCAAGTACATAGTATTTGAGAAGAACCTCATGGAACTTTTTGAAACTTGTCCAGTGTGCAGCCGGTTATCAGATGTAAAGACCTACAGACGAGGAACGTTTGtgtccatcatccaaaaatgccATCACTGCCAATATTCCAAGAAATGGAAGAGCCAGCCACTAATTGGGAGCTCCCCTGTAGGCAACATACAACTGTCTGCTGCTATATACTTCACAGGCTCTTCATATTTTCAAGTCAAAAAG GTATTTCAAGCCATGCATCTGCGAAACATCAGCTACACAGCATTCCGTAGGCATGCAAACAGTTACCTAGAACCAGCTGTGGTATACAAATGGCGCCAGTACCAAGAAACTGAATTACAGTTCTTGAGCCAGAGAAAAGTCAAGATTGGAGGGGACATGCGAGCAGATTCACCAG GCCACTCTGCCAAATATGGAACTTACAGTGTAATGAATCTGGAGACCAACAACATCATCGACATTCAACTAATACAG AGCAATGAGGTTGGAGGGAGCCACAACATGGAGAAAGAGGGACTGAAAAGAAGCCTACAGCATTTGGAGTCCAAGGGTGTGGCAGTCGATTACATTGTCACTGACCGTCATCCCCAGATCCAAAAAATTCTCCGTGACAGACAAATAACCCACTACTATGATGTCTGGCATTTGGAAAAAG GTCTTTCTAAGAAATTAGGAAAGGTGGCGAAAGAAAAGGACTGCGAGGTGGTGAAGAAGTGGCAGCAGGGAATCAAGAACCATGTCTACTGGTGTACAACTTCCTCATCCTCAGGGCCAGAGAAAGTTGCCAAATGGACATCTGTGGTGAACCACGTGCAAGACAAACACACCCACGACAACCCTCTCTACCCACAATGCCAACATCCAATCCGTCAGAGCAGAGATCGTAAGAAGTGGTTTCAGCCAG GTTCTAAAGCCCTCTACAAATTGGAGAAAATACTGACCAATAAGAGGGTCCTCGGTGACGTTGAGAGGCTAAGCTCCCGTTACCAGACCTCAACACTGGAGGCATTCCATAGTGTGATTTTGCGCTTCACACCCAAAAGTGTGGTCTTCCCTTTCATTGGGATGTTATGCAG ACTATATCTGGCTGCAATGCACTTTAATGAAAATGCTGGTCGGACTCAGGCCAGAACAACTTCAGGAGTACTGAGGTACCGATTGCATTTTCCAAAGGCCAAAAAGGGAGGACACACCGTGAAGTCAGTAAAATCACCACCAACATACT GCTACGTCTACAACCTGATTGCTGCAGTGTTTGACGACATCGTCCCCAATCCCCAGCCCTACTTGGAGGAGTTCAAAAAGATCCCTATTCCTGGTGACTTGTCCTCAGAGTTCTACCGTCCTCCGCTGACAGAAGCTGTGGCTGCATACAGGTCTCGCTTTAGCCAAGAGCAGCCCTAA
- the LOC111195039 gene encoding uncharacterized protein LOC111195039 isoform X4, with protein MFRLITCCLLSVLCVFQSTSQTLVTPIIHTSTQTDPPSLLCRATQLSRGTLGPDFRSKGTQTESFITSTSIATSTLDAPWGPVHSTPIKSVVPRAAKRPWVDEEEEEDEESDHCTVPTEPQSSTYDPAQSISSVIEPSQITDTSSTGYKDFKYIVFEKNLMELFETCPVCSRLSDVKTYRRGTFVSIIQKCHHCQYSKKWKSQPLIGSSPVGNIQLSAAIYFTGSSYFQVKKVFQAMHLRNISYTAFRRHANSYLEPAVVYKWRQYQETELQFLSQRKVKIGGDMRADSPGHSAKYGTYSVMNLETNNIIDIQLIQSNEVGGSHNMEKEGLKRSLQHLESKGVAVDYIVTDRHPQIQKILRDRQITHYYDVWHLEKGLSKKLGKVAKEKDCEVVKKWQQGIKNHVYWCTTSSSSGPEKVAKWTSVVNHVQDKHTHDNPLYPQCQHPIRQSRDRKKWFQPGSKALYKLEKILTNKRVLGDVERLSSRYQTSTLEAFHSVILRFTPKSVVFPFIGMLCRLYLAAMHFNENAGRTQARTTSGVLRYRLHFPKAKKGGHTVKSVKSPPTYLFDDIVPNPQPYLEEFKKIPIPGDLSSEFYRPPLTEAVAAYRSRFSQEQP; from the exons atgTTTCGCTTGATTACTTGCTGTTTACTTAGTGTTTTGTGTGTCTTCCAGAGCACATCACAGACATTGGTGACACCCATCATTCATACCAGTACCCAAACAGACCCACCCAGCCTTTTATGTCGGGCTACACAACTTTCAAGGGGTACATTAGGCCCTGACTTTAGAAGCAAAG GTACCCAAACAGAGTCTTTCATCACAAGTACGAGTATTGCCACAAGTACTTTGGATGCACCGTGGGGGCCTGTACACTCTACACCCATTAAGTCTGTTGTTCCAAGGGCAGCTAAAAGACCTTGGgtagatgaagaggaggaggaggatgaagagagtGACCACTGCACAGTACCAACTGAACCCCAGTCCTCCACCTATGATCCAGCTCAGTCAATAAGCAGTGTAATAGAACCATCACAGATTAC TGATACATCTTCAACTGGTTACAAAGACTTCAAGTACATAGTATTTGAGAAGAACCTCATGGAACTTTTTGAAACTTGTCCAGTGTGCAGCCGGTTATCAGATGTAAAGACCTACAGACGAGGAACGTTTGtgtccatcatccaaaaatgccATCACTGCCAATATTCCAAGAAATGGAAGAGCCAGCCACTAATTGGGAGCTCCCCTGTAGGCAACATACAACTGTCTGCTGCTATATACTTCACAGGCTCTTCATATTTTCAAGTCAAAAAG GTATTTCAAGCCATGCATCTGCGAAACATCAGCTACACAGCATTCCGTAGGCATGCAAACAGTTACCTAGAACCAGCTGTGGTATACAAATGGCGCCAGTACCAAGAAACTGAATTACAGTTCTTGAGCCAGAGAAAAGTCAAGATTGGAGGGGACATGCGAGCAGATTCACCAG GCCACTCTGCCAAATATGGAACTTACAGTGTAATGAATCTGGAGACCAACAACATCATCGACATTCAACTAATACAG AGCAATGAGGTTGGAGGGAGCCACAACATGGAGAAAGAGGGACTGAAAAGAAGCCTACAGCATTTGGAGTCCAAGGGTGTGGCAGTCGATTACATTGTCACTGACCGTCATCCCCAGATCCAAAAAATTCTCCGTGACAGACAAATAACCCACTACTATGATGTCTGGCATTTGGAAAAAG GTCTTTCTAAGAAATTAGGAAAGGTGGCGAAAGAAAAGGACTGCGAGGTGGTGAAGAAGTGGCAGCAGGGAATCAAGAACCATGTCTACTGGTGTACAACTTCCTCATCCTCAGGGCCAGAGAAAGTTGCCAAATGGACATCTGTGGTGAACCACGTGCAAGACAAACACACCCACGACAACCCTCTCTACCCACAATGCCAACATCCAATCCGTCAGAGCAGAGATCGTAAGAAGTGGTTTCAGCCAG GTTCTAAAGCCCTCTACAAATTGGAGAAAATACTGACCAATAAGAGGGTCCTCGGTGACGTTGAGAGGCTAAGCTCCCGTTACCAGACCTCAACACTGGAGGCATTCCATAGTGTGATTTTGCGCTTCACACCCAAAAGTGTGGTCTTCCCTTTCATTGGGATGTTATGCAG ACTATATCTGGCTGCAATGCACTTTAATGAAAATGCTGGTCGGACTCAGGCCAGAACAACTTCAGGAGTACTGAGGTACCGATTGCATTTTCCAAAGGCCAAAAAGGGAGGACACACCGTGAAGTCAGTAAAATCACCACCAACATACT TGTTTGACGACATCGTCCCCAATCCCCAGCCCTACTTGGAGGAGTTCAAAAAGATCCCTATTCCTGGTGACTTGTCCTCAGAGTTCTACCGTCCTCCGCTGACAGAAGCTGTGGCTGCATACAGGTCTCGCTTTAGCCAAGAGCAGCCCTAA
- the LOC111195039 gene encoding uncharacterized protein LOC111195039 isoform X2 translates to MFRLITCCLLSVLCVFQSTSQTLVTPIIHTSTQTDPPSLLCRATQLSRGTLGPDFRSKGTQTESFITSTSIATSTLDAPWGPVHSTPIKSVVPRAAKRPWVDEEEEEDEESDHCTVPTEPQSSTYDPAQSISSVIEPSQITDTSSTGYKDFKYIVFEKNLMELFETCPVCSRLSDVKTYRRGTFVSIIQKCHHCQYSKKWKSQPLIGSSPVGNIQLSAAIYFTGSSYFQVKKVFQAMHLRNISYTAFRRHANSYLEPAVVYKWRQYQETELQFLSQRKVKIGGDMRADSPGHSAKYGTYSVMNLETNNIIDIQLIQSNEVGGSHNMEKEGLKRSLQHLESKGVAVDYIVTDRHPQIQKILRDRQITHYYDVWHLEKGLSKKLGKVAKEKDCEVVKKWQQGIKNHVYWCTTSSSSGPEKVAKWTSVVNHVQDKHTHDNPLYPQCQHPIRQSRDRKKWFQPALYKLEKILTNKRVLGDVERLSSRYQTSTLEAFHSVILRFTPKSVVFPFIGMLCRLYLAAMHFNENAGRTQARTTSGVLRYRLHFPKAKKGGHTVKSVKSPPTYCYVYNLIAAVFDDIVPNPQPYLEEFKKIPIPGDLSSEFYRPPLTEAVAAYRSRFSQEQP, encoded by the exons atgTTTCGCTTGATTACTTGCTGTTTACTTAGTGTTTTGTGTGTCTTCCAGAGCACATCACAGACATTGGTGACACCCATCATTCATACCAGTACCCAAACAGACCCACCCAGCCTTTTATGTCGGGCTACACAACTTTCAAGGGGTACATTAGGCCCTGACTTTAGAAGCAAAG GTACCCAAACAGAGTCTTTCATCACAAGTACGAGTATTGCCACAAGTACTTTGGATGCACCGTGGGGGCCTGTACACTCTACACCCATTAAGTCTGTTGTTCCAAGGGCAGCTAAAAGACCTTGGgtagatgaagaggaggaggaggatgaagagagtGACCACTGCACAGTACCAACTGAACCCCAGTCCTCCACCTATGATCCAGCTCAGTCAATAAGCAGTGTAATAGAACCATCACAGATTAC TGATACATCTTCAACTGGTTACAAAGACTTCAAGTACATAGTATTTGAGAAGAACCTCATGGAACTTTTTGAAACTTGTCCAGTGTGCAGCCGGTTATCAGATGTAAAGACCTACAGACGAGGAACGTTTGtgtccatcatccaaaaatgccATCACTGCCAATATTCCAAGAAATGGAAGAGCCAGCCACTAATTGGGAGCTCCCCTGTAGGCAACATACAACTGTCTGCTGCTATATACTTCACAGGCTCTTCATATTTTCAAGTCAAAAAG GTATTTCAAGCCATGCATCTGCGAAACATCAGCTACACAGCATTCCGTAGGCATGCAAACAGTTACCTAGAACCAGCTGTGGTATACAAATGGCGCCAGTACCAAGAAACTGAATTACAGTTCTTGAGCCAGAGAAAAGTCAAGATTGGAGGGGACATGCGAGCAGATTCACCAG GCCACTCTGCCAAATATGGAACTTACAGTGTAATGAATCTGGAGACCAACAACATCATCGACATTCAACTAATACAG AGCAATGAGGTTGGAGGGAGCCACAACATGGAGAAAGAGGGACTGAAAAGAAGCCTACAGCATTTGGAGTCCAAGGGTGTGGCAGTCGATTACATTGTCACTGACCGTCATCCCCAGATCCAAAAAATTCTCCGTGACAGACAAATAACCCACTACTATGATGTCTGGCATTTGGAAAAAG GTCTTTCTAAGAAATTAGGAAAGGTGGCGAAAGAAAAGGACTGCGAGGTGGTGAAGAAGTGGCAGCAGGGAATCAAGAACCATGTCTACTGGTGTACAACTTCCTCATCCTCAGGGCCAGAGAAAGTTGCCAAATGGACATCTGTGGTGAACCACGTGCAAGACAAACACACCCACGACAACCCTCTCTACCCACAATGCCAACATCCAATCCGTCAGAGCAGAGATCGTAAGAAGTGGTTTCAGCCAG CCCTCTACAAATTGGAGAAAATACTGACCAATAAGAGGGTCCTCGGTGACGTTGAGAGGCTAAGCTCCCGTTACCAGACCTCAACACTGGAGGCATTCCATAGTGTGATTTTGCGCTTCACACCCAAAAGTGTGGTCTTCCCTTTCATTGGGATGTTATGCAG ACTATATCTGGCTGCAATGCACTTTAATGAAAATGCTGGTCGGACTCAGGCCAGAACAACTTCAGGAGTACTGAGGTACCGATTGCATTTTCCAAAGGCCAAAAAGGGAGGACACACCGTGAAGTCAGTAAAATCACCACCAACATACT GCTACGTCTACAACCTGATTGCTGCAGTGTTTGACGACATCGTCCCCAATCCCCAGCCCTACTTGGAGGAGTTCAAAAAGATCCCTATTCCTGGTGACTTGTCCTCAGAGTTCTACCGTCCTCCGCTGACAGAAGCTGTGGCTGCATACAGGTCTCGCTTTAGCCAAGAGCAGCCCTAA